The DNA region GTCAATGCCGCGGAGGTATTAGACGTAACGGCCTGCGTTTTGGAGATCTTCTTGGACTCCAGCCGGTCCCGTTCCAGCATGTTTTTGAAGTCCATATTGCCGCCAACATTGAGCTGGTACGTGCGGTCCAGCACCACGCCGCGGTCCTCGAACAATTTCGCCATCACGCGGTGCGTAATCGTCGCGCCGATCTGGCTTTTGATGTCGTCTCCGACAATCGGCAACCCCGCGGCGGTAAATTTGTCCGCCCATTCCTTGGTGCCAGCAATAAACACCGGCAGCGCGTTGACGAATCCACAACCAGCATCGATTGCTGCCTGCGCGTAATGTTTCGCGGCAGCCTCGGAACCCACCGGAAGATAGCAAACCACAACGTCGACCTTAGCCGCACGCAAGGCAGCAGCTACATCAACCGGCGATGCAGAAGACTCTTCAATGGTCTCGCGGTAGTACTTTCCCAAGCCGTCCAAAGTCGGACCACGCTGCACCAGAACACCGGTTTCCGGCACCTCGGCGAGTTTGATCGTATTGTTCTCGCTCGCGCCGATTGCTTCGGCAAGGTCAAGCCCAACCTTTTTCACATCGACGTCGAACGCAGCAACAAACTGCACATCGCTCACGTGATAGTCACCGAACTGCACGTGCATCAGACCGGGAACAGTCTCAGCCGGATCGGTATTCCGATAAAACTCCACGCCCTGGACGAGCGACGAGGCGCAATTGCCCACTCCGACAATTGCGACCCTAATGGGATGACTCATTTAGCTTCCTTACTGCCGACACTTCCGCTGGCCGTATCGATAGCGGCGATTTCAGCGGCACTGAATTCCAAATTGCGCACACCAGCCAGATTCGCCTCAAGCTGAGCGACGCTTGACGCGCCAACCAGTGCCGAGGTAATTCCACCATCGTGCTGCTCGCGCAGTACCCAGGCGACAGCCATTTCGGCCAGCGACTGGCCGCGCGCGCCAGCAATCTCATTCAGGGAACGCACCGCTGTCATCTTTTCTTCCGTCAGCGCGCTTTCCTTCAGGAAATGCCCGACGGCGGCACGTGAGTCAGCCGGAACGCCGTTCAGGTAGCGGTCGGTCAGCACGCCCTGAGCCAGCGGCGAGTAAGCAATCGAGCCGATTCCTTCGTCTTTGAGCACTCTGAGTAGCGACGATCCGCTCTCATCCGGCGCTTCGATCCAGCGGTCAAAGATGTGGTAATTCGGCTGGTTGATCACCATTGGCGTGCCAAGCTCGCGTAGAATCTTAGCCGCGCGGACGGTTTGCGATGCCGAATAGTTAGAGACGCCAACGTAGAGCGCTCTACCTGAGCGGACCGCCGTGTCCAGCGCACCCATGGTCTCTTCCAAGGGCGTTTCCGGATCAAAGCGGTGGCTGTAGAAGATATCAACGTACTCCAGGCCCATCCGGCTCAGCGACTGGTCCAGGCTGGAAAGCAAATTCTTGCGCGATCCCCACTCACCGTAAGGGCCGTCCCACATGAGGTAGCCGGCCTTCGAGGAGATGATCAGCTCATCGCGGTACGGGCGGAAATCATCGCGCAGGTGACGGCCAAAATTGGTTTCGGCACTGCCAGCGGGCGGACCATAATTATTGGCCAGATCGAAATGCGTCACACCCAAATCGAAGGCACGCCGAAGCACGGCTCGTTGCGTTTCGAAGGGTTTGTCATCACCAAAGTTATGCCACAGTCCTAGCGAGACTGCTGGCAGTTTCAGGCCACTGTAGCCCAATCGACGGTAAGGCACTTGGTCATAGCGGGATTCGGCCGGAAAGTAGGTCATGGCACCATCATGCCACGCAGTTAGACTTCCGTTCGTGCCGCCAAAGATGCCTCAACGGAATGGTCTGGTTCGACTGCCTGAGCATCGTGCTTGCGCAGCACCACCATTGATTTCGATTGCACGGCAAAATTGGATCCGGCGCTCGCCGAG from Renibacterium salmoninarum ATCC 33209 includes:
- a CDS encoding inositol-3-phosphate synthase, which codes for MSHPIRVAIVGVGNCASSLVQGVEFYRNTDPAETVPGLMHVQFGDYHVSDVQFVAAFDVDVKKVGLDLAEAIGASENNTIKLAEVPETGVLVQRGPTLDGLGKYYRETIEESSASPVDVAAALRAAKVDVVVCYLPVGSEAAAKHYAQAAIDAGCGFVNALPVFIAGTKEWADKFTAAGLPIVGDDIKSQIGATITHRVMAKLFEDRGVVLDRTYQLNVGGNMDFKNMLERDRLESKKISKTQAVTSNTSAALTERDVHIGPSDYVAWLDDRKWAFVRLEGRNFGNAPVSLEYKLEVWDSPNSAGVIIDAVRAAKIGMDRGIGGPLLAPSAYFMKSPPEQMADDKAKQAVEDFIEG
- a CDS encoding aldo/keto reductase, whose amino-acid sequence is MTYFPAESRYDQVPYRRLGYSGLKLPAVSLGLWHNFGDDKPFETQRAVLRRAFDLGVTHFDLANNYGPPAGSAETNFGRHLRDDFRPYRDELIISSKAGYLMWDGPYGEWGSRKNLLSSLDQSLSRMGLEYVDIFYSHRFDPETPLEETMGALDTAVRSGRALYVGVSNYSASQTVRAAKILRELGTPMVINQPNYHIFDRWIEAPDESGSSLLRVLKDEGIGSIAYSPLAQGVLTDRYLNGVPADSRAAVGHFLKESALTEEKMTAVRSLNEIAGARGQSLAEMAVAWVLREQHDGGITSALVGASSVAQLEANLAGVRNLEFSAAEIAAIDTASGSVGSKEAK